Below is a genomic region from Biomphalaria glabrata chromosome 3, xgBioGlab47.1, whole genome shotgun sequence.
TGACCTAGATTACCAACACTGTGTAATTACCAGACATGGTACGCAACACACGAACATAAAGTTTGAACTCTCCAAATGTTTCAACAGCCTCTCAACAAATgtagtatttttattattattatagcttttatatagcgctactttcatgcttatagcatgctcagagcgcttttggtccaatctcatttgtggaccagtgggggggagggggtatctggagttggttttccgtgctgcctttaggcgctcggtaaacacaactctgcccgagtcgggtgtcgaacctcgagcccccttctaggtagccaaggcaagccaagttcaagcgcacttagcctctcttATTCTTACAATCAAATAAGTTGCTTTTCAAGTTTCCAAACATGAGTACCGATAGTGTTATTTTAGTAAATACAATAGTaaaggcaatgtcttcgattccgaagataagGGATGCTTGCAGTGTTTCACGTTACCACGCAGTTACCTGCAGTTAATACGATACACATTAATTAAAGACCAATAACACTTGGCTTCATTCTGAGTTACTACTGGGGCATGGGGGACAAATCACTTACATGAAAAAATTTTCATTGTTATCTCTCTttgatatatatttgttttattctaaGACCAACAAATCAATTGAAGACTTAAACTTGTCTTGGAATGGCATTGGTTTCGAAGGCTGCCTTGCCCTTGGCGAGTCTCTGAGAGCCAACAGAACGCTAAGGCGGCTTAACTTAGAAAACAATCGCATCAACTGGGATTGCGCCCCTTACATCAGCAAATCACTCAATGTCAACACCACTTTAGAAATTCTAGAGGCAAGTTCAAATGAATGATGTGTCAGCTAATAATAACTCTGTATGATTTCcaatttaaatttcttaaatgctaaactgttttaaaaaaatggagggcagtctttagagaagaaTTTGTAAAAATCCTTCCACAAGAAATTTGCATGAAAATATGGGAGAGTAATGTCATTAATGACAATCATGTCATTTAAgacaatcatgtaattaaacaGTAAGTCATTAATATTAAGTAGATTCCCAAGTTTGACCCTACCCACTGCCACCCTGGAGGAGTTTTGGGCTTGGAAATAGTTCTGTTCTCACTTCTAAAGCAGCTTCCAAAGAGTAGAAACCATTCAATCCAATCAAATAAATTGTTTCTTACAAATAATTGtgaactgtttttgttttggttatgttacaaatcttatcttataaattacagacgttacttcaaagagaAGATTAtctaacacaaacaactatgtATAAGTTATTGGCCCTTTCTTTTCTGTCTAACAAGATTAAAACAAGATTTGTTTCAAACACATTTTCAGTTGGGTTTGAACCCAATCTCTATGGAAGGATGTGAAGAAATTCTGACTGCTGTCTGTAAACTTTCCTCTAAAGTTCAGTACATAAGTCTGGCAGTAAGTATCAAGTAAACCAAaaacttggcaaaatttaattaaatgattgtttgtttgttttttaaatgtttttcattgaaaCAATGATAGTTGAACTTAAATGCTGCAacttagattttaaaataaaattatatgtcACACTAAAGAAAAttcataacaacaacaacaaaataaccaTTCATATCAAAAGCTCCTTTATTATGTGTGTCTGGTTGAGTGGCTTGGTTACCTAACTAGGGGATGCAGTTGAAATCCTGATATAGGTCAGTATATTTAAATTGGGATATGCCTCAGATgaattgtgtttgctgagcaacTAAACTTCACCCCTCCCCCGTTCATTTTCAGATcttatgatctatagggcagatgatgtaaaggtcatctgtttctgtggccctaaatggcaagagtgtcatgtggccaccacaatgaccaactgcctttacttttccccaactaatgtcaggtatccatcagAGCTGAGTGAACtcaggcgccctaaagatcctgaaattaaagatcccagtcttcaaacTAGGGACCcaccagttcagaagccaagcgctttaccgctcagcaacTGTGCCTCCTGAGAACCCAAAGACAACAGGGAAACCTCCCAGCTACCCCATCCTTCCACATCAACAAAACAGATTGGACGATATCCAAATGAGTATctacaaaagtatttttttttaaatataaaaaaatgaaagttttttCCTTAGACATAAAccttaataaatttattttttgtacagACGATATCCAAATGCTTTTTATTCTTCAGGGAATCCCCATCAATACAAAAATAGCCTTGATCGCAACAGACATTGCTAAACTCcgtcagtttaatttaattcaCGGTGGCATCTTTTCATCTAAAGATGTTCTCGGAATACAAAGAGgtatcaatttaaaatattccaAAAAAGAGAGCATTTAGTTTCTAGAAACATTTTTGAGTCGCCATTAAATGTACCCAACATGATAGCACTTAGTTTCTAGACACATTTTTGAGTTGGCATTAAATGTACCCAACATGATAAGATCAAGTCACACATAAAGaaagatttaattttattttaaatgattgtTAAATAATTCTATAATCAAACCAGGAAGTTTTTGTTGGGAACACAAACATTAGGAAGATAAGAACTAGAGTTCACCATaagtacaaaaaatatattttgttcacattattcttattctttcttttcattatttctttCAGTTGGTCCCTTAACTTGTGTATGATAAGttctttttagatctagatgtgtttTGTTTTCCCCTGAGTTTCTGTTGTCTTGTTGAATGTGTGCTAAATATTTGGAAGCTTTCACACTTAGACGGATACAAGTCCTTCCTGTCAAGTTTGGGTTAGCAGACGAGCAAAAGGAGGATATGTCATTCTTTTTGAGGTTGCGTAATCCGTTCAGCTAGCATTAAGCATAACATTTCTAATTGTCCCATTTTCActttataaattacttttaattactgcaatggaaaacaagaaaactaaATCTCGATTCTATCCCTCATTAGTCCTCTTTTGACATACAAACATAGTGTTAAATGATTTAATGTCATGCATAGAGTAGCTAAAGACATAAGGTACTGTGGGTATTAGCTGAAAAGTGTTCAGTTACCGAAAAGTACTGAAACATGCCTTGAATCTGTGAATTTTACTTTTGCTTATCGATTCAAAGAGTGTAAACAAAAGATAGAAATAGATTCTCTGATAAGAGCCATTTACACAGtacaaattaaagaaaatgttcCATGCCTTTTTGCGTTACTGATAAACTGATGCAAATAATTTATTGGTCTGCTAAATATGCAATcctagtttttatatttttttcatattttaaattcttttttgcAAGTCTTTATCCTCCTTTTGTCAGCAGGGGTCTGGTAATCCATTGTAAAGTGATTTTTTCCCCTAGTTGATCTTTCGAATGACTTTGatactaaatacatttaaacCCATTTCATACCAGGTCATAGATCTCATAATACATgagaaaaaattaaaacccATTTGATACCAGGtcatagatatttaaataaaaaggatAACATCATTTCTCATTAACCAAGATATGCAAGTTAAATAACAAGTACATGTCAGCAGAAATGCAAAAAACAATTGCATATACACATTTAGAATTAGGTTACTCGCTTTTCccataagttttaaaatgtcattatttTGGCACGTCTGCTTCCAGTCCAACAAGAAGACCCTTTCTCCCTCCTAGTCCGCTACATGAGCACCATGGGTATCAGGGTGATGGACCTGTTCCGAATCTTTGACAAAGACAACAAACTCTGTGTCAGTCGAGAACGGTTTATACAAGGCCTCAAGGTAGACAACTCACATCACATCTtatgtaaagtttttttttctttgaatttaaCAAAGAAACTCGTTGCAACTTATAAGTACAATCAGATGACCTAGCAACAAGTCAACTTCATTAAGCTGttgttaaaatataaaaggGAGGTCTTGCTGTAGAGTTCACGCAAAGGTCAACTTGTTGGTGTCACGATGTATTATACACTACTAGATGTCACTGATTGAATATCACATTTCATGCTTTAGTTGAATTTTGGTTCCTAAATAAATGTGAAACTTTTTCATTACTGCCTAACAACAAgatctaattataattttttgtctATCCTTTAAATGAACACATGAAAATTTTtcctaattatctttttttttatagcgagTGCGAGTTCCATTGGACGACAAAGATATAATGACAGTAGCGAAACGATTGCAGTTAAACAAGCGTGGGAACATCAGTTATCAGTAAGTAacgttttaaatttattatatataataagtttaattattttttttttacaccatttTAGAAAGAAGGTAATATACTTCATATGACATACAGTTTAAACTAGCTAAGTCTGTGTAGGATTTTCGAAGAAATATACCAAAAGCTTATCCTCATGATTAGAATTTTAAGAAttagtttctaaaaaaaaacaggatggCTGTCCTCCGTTCATCTTGATAGTCCCAAATTCATACCATCTCTGCTGCCATCCCGTCGTCCAGTGGAAAGTCTGGACTAGGaagaaaattatcttcaactctgaaggacattttttgttgttttacaaacaaaaaacaaaacaaaagggaGATTAGTTTGTTAGGTAGAGGAtaagtttgtttcaaatgtacgtttctttgtttaaaataaattagtaaaaagCTTTACAAACAAATGCTCTATATTCCAGGGAATTGGCGACTCTGGTTAGAAACCGCATACGAGAGGACAGACTTGAGGACAAGAGGCAAGAAATCATACAACGGAAGAAACGAGAGGAGAGGAAGAGAATCCTGCAATCAGACAAGCCCCTCAACGCACCATCCCACTTCAACTTCATGCCCAACCTTTACAGCATGTATGACCCCAGTGAGCGTGACAGCCAGCAGAATCTATTTACACCCGGTTCAGCCAGTTTTAGCCGGGCAGGCTCCATATACACTCCTCTCCCCCCTATTAAAGGTGGCAGAAGCTCGGCAACAGATGAAGTCAGTAGGGGCAGAAAAACACCCATGACACTGGTACGTCAAAATGCTTCATTACGAGGGGTGCAAAGTCCTTCAATTAAAAGCATTACGAAGATGACCAACTATTCTAGCTTTGATAAACAGGAGCCTGAAGGGCTTCGGGGGGTGTCTTATGTCAGTCAAATAAAATGGCACCAAGCGACAcatgaacttttaaaaagaagacagTCATTCTTATAGttcatttttcaaaaatacaacaTTGACTGCTTCATActgtacacatttattttatttacaaggcCAGTACTTATATTTACATAATCAAACCTTTCTACTATCAACGTCATTTATCAAACACCAAACTTCCAACATATTTAAACAAAGGCAATCCAGTCCAGTCAGACACACATTTCTTCAAactcaaaaatacaaaaaaaatcacagaaaatgacaaaaaaatgtcaactatACACATGCATGTCAATAAGTTAGCAATACATTTCATTCTTTAGCGTCTCCAATTCCATCTGCGTTGATGGCAAACATGGCCTCTGCTTCAGGTAGACATGGGGAATCATAAATTTTACAAATCCTGGTCTCACCCCTTCCCTTTCTTAACGATAATCTAAAcagatagagaaaaaaacaacatttgtgatataaaaaaatatgtttttaaaattatgttgttgctgctttttttttttgtttcttcatgTTACAATCATATCTGTGTGCATgtgttaaaaaagtaaaatgcctCTGTTAGTCCATGATGAAAACATTGTCAAACAGAAACATCTGCTAGACCTCAGGTTCTATTCTAGTCTCCAACAGTTTTAAGGCATTCAAAAACTCATAGACTTAAGAGTAATCTAATACTTGGCACTAACATTACCAACCTGGTAGTGGAAGCATGGGCTATGATGTTTCCACCTATTGGTTTCTTGGGGTCGGCAGCAAACATGGCCGCTCCATCCACTTGCGCTACCACCTGGTTGGTGATAACAACAGCTACACCAAACTGAAAATAAGAAAAAGTAGCaatgaagaaaagaaacaaataatctatttttttctaatgtaaCTTTTTTGTAACGTGTTCTAGCTTAGCATTATTcctatatttttcaattaaatGGTAAAGTTTCCCCATTTTACAATTTAGACTAAACTTGACTCATCTATTGTTTTCTGCGTCCATATACAACACTATTAtttagattaaacaaaacttttgACACACTCCAGGTAAAGAAAAGCAGCAATGTTACATAGAACAAACATTTATAACTCtagataatttaaacaaaaaaaatggtattTACAAGATTTAACAAAAGCTAGCTGAATAGAAAGCATTTTAAaccttttaaaaagatttttaaagctATACAATTTTACAACCATGAAAGAAACAGctccaataataataaaatgaatgaaatatttaattttagtttCATTTGATTAGTAGCCAACAGAACCTTGCTATGAATGGTTCAATAAGTACATTTTGTTTAAGAAATTTTGGATACAGGAAGTACTGTCAGAATCACTGCAAGGAGATACTCACTTCATCAGCCAGACGCAACAGCATCCGGAGAAATCTTGCCAGATGCATCTGTCTAGCTGACAGCTCACCACGTCCAGCATAGTCAGTTCTGTAGAGAGCTGTGGCACTGTCCACTATAAGAAGTGCATACCTAAATGTAGACATAAATAactgttaatttatttataaggtAGCATCAAATGCAAACAGAAAACATTTGCCAAGAAATACtttatcaaatcaataaatCTAAAAGGTACTCagttctaaaaaataaataaataaaaaatcacaatGGTGTCAACATAATTTAACCAACAAATACAAGCTAAAACTCTGATCTTTTGTCTCATAAAGACAAGGACACTTTAGTTTCAACTTTTTCATTTCATATGGAAATAATAATTGTGTGTGCATTTTGTTTACTTagactaaacaagaagattatTGTCACAAATTATAATCACTCTTTAAGTGACCTTCATGATCATTGGAGGGGAAAAACTTGTCACAAATAGACACAGCAAGCGAAAAAGAGTGATCTCTTTTGTTTACAGtaaaaatgttcaaatattACTATTTCacgacttcaccaaagaccaATCATTATAGAAAGCCTGAACACTTACCTGTGGTGTCCAAACcaggcagtttagaccaatagcataggacataatcatctttttttattatttgtattatataatttcatttcattaaacTGAATTCCTGTATATGAAGAAACTATTCTGCCTAttcataaaatttttttagtttcaactaaCTTTTCAGGTTTACATTTCATCACCAGTGTTCTGGTGCATTCCTTTCTTAAACTTGCATCGCAATTAAGAGTAAAAATACAAGCCATGCTTATTAAGCTATCTGCATCGAGCAATACTTTGGGATGTTTGGTCTTGAATTATTTACAGTAATATGATCATGTGCAATTCTCAACTCTaatatttgaaattgaaatttaattagttctgtAGAGATGCCTACGtgccaaaatggaaatgtgtattcccagacctggaagtgtgtattttgaggggcaaatgtgtattttcataaatattaagaaatgtactcaggaaagactaaaatcaTTCAAGCACGAAACATACACGAAATGCAGCAACCCTAAACATTAACGCAGCACAAAGCTgctatataaaatgtatttcaacaATCCCACGGAATTGTAGGCACTATCATGAATgtgaaatactagatctagacctatacaaCGTTCGAACAGCCAATtatgcccctttttttttagattccatAAGGGATAAGAAAGGAGCTCAATAAATCTCTTTATAGGATGGCAGAAGTTGCTGCtttgaagtagatctagttacagaTATCGAGCCTTTTTGAGCTACTAATATAGACATATATCTAGTCAGTAGGCAAAATCTATATTAAGATGTActttgatctagattatttctaaatctaagtctagtacACACCTGGTCACATCTATATCTAGAAAACTAGACTAGaataagatttagatctattttgatctagatattaataataaatctagatttatgtaaATTCTATTATAGGTGCCTGACATAGTAAAATATCACTAGTTCTAGACTTAGATTCAGTCTAGATAAGTCAGAACTAACCAATCAATTAATTTCCAATCAGTTTGAAGACTTCATTGAAACTGACACATTGAAAGAAACTTTGCATTATTTAGATCAGTAAGATcttgttaaatttttaattttcgcCCGTCagtgcacaaaaaaaaaaaaaaaaaaaaaaaaaaaagcgatactaTCTCCTGGTAGGCTTAATATGAACAGTCCATTTCCAGGTATTGAtgcactgatatatatatatatatatatatatatatatatatatatatatatatatatatatatatatatatatatatatatatatatatatatatatatatatgattagcaagaactactttttttttgcttaagaaagggaaatgtgtattttcagatgataaaccATACTCGCTTATTTTTTAGTCCATATGCATACAAAATATGCACGATGCGTACTTGtgggcatctctggttctgtgcACTGCACTCAActactttacattttaaaaactgaCCTAGACTCTGCCATCATTGCCGCAGCCTGAATCAGTAATTGACTCTGATGGTCACTGTTGTAAGCTCTTGCATAAGCTACATTATCCAGGACATCACTGCCAGACAAGCCATATCTATTGAACAATTCAAGTCTTTCATTAactctttttaaatatacataaggGTATTTGAGTAATTGTAGTGTTggtataatataaaataaaatgcaattaCTAAAACAGCTTTTAAATCTTTGCATTTACAACTTTAAGAGCTACTGTTCTTCTCTAACAAATGTCTATTTCttaattttaacaattttttttttacctatctgCCACAGCTAACAGTCGCTCTGGTCGAAACGTCCCTTCAGTGTCAATGTACATGGCCTTGCCTTCACCACCTCCCATATCAATAGGCAGCTGAGAAATGGtcacaaaaaatttttttattgttgattCACAAGGTCCAACTATTTAAGTatcaacattttcatttttagaCATAATTAAAATTGCAAGAAACTTTAAACTATAATAATGATACAAAagtttttgaaaactaaagcgGTTAATTAGGGCTAATATCTTGTTCAGGCCTTTTGACAAGTATGCCGCTTTGAAAGAAatggtctgcattctctggtgacactctaCAAggacatgttttattttaaatcaaactTAAGTGGATGATATTTGTGGTTTAAGCCAACTTTCCTAGATAATCATGCTACCAAGGGTCATACTTCTAGGGAATAAGGACACAATATTAagctaaatctaaatttagcccACAGAAACGTTTAtaattattaagagaaaaaaaaatcactacatTCTCATTTAATTTAGTAATGATTTCCTCATTTTCACAAGGTTACCCATTAGCATCAACATACCTGACAGGTGACAGCTAGAGTGTGACACAACTGGGTTTTACCAGTTCTAAACTCCCCAAATATTTCTGTTATTGAACCAGTTTCAATGCCTCCTATGGACATGGAGAAAATGtattccaagttaaaaaaatataataatatattttcaaatttttttatcttatcttatataatacagacgttacttcaaaaaagaagatgattacgtcctacgcgtcatgcatttagtcatgcatattaaccaatgacttaaattctgccaagtcactggttttcctggctagctcaggcaacccattccatgctctaatagcactagggaagaaggagtatttgtacaaatttgtcctagcatatgggacgaggaatgtgcctttatctttgtgtctttcagagtattttattaaattttgtttttgtatttgaagattatggttcagtgttttatgtatgattgctactttacttttgagccttctgtcctgaaagctttctaaatttagtgattttactaaaggtgttactctagtcaaatgtgaatattcgtttgttatgaatcgcactgctctattttgtgtctgttctagtttcttaatgttttcttgagttgaggggtcccaaa
It encodes:
- the LOC106054219 gene encoding leucine-rich repeat-containing protein 74A-like, giving the protein MAFCLGIQFASAFRADEFRKCQSRLDVDIGHLTYEKACKEHKVKPRRRVLQQLWKDRLDLHHAGLSTLDAKAIAAALNILLELRPTLAPQSVMLHLEKVNSRVETVVMSDCHLVSEALSDIFSCLHQNCFITELDMSGSVMDLSAATACGNMLAANKWLMSLNLSNCSIGDNEIVPIAHGIKVSLSPPDFTRRAVSNFASYWSHCEENQKLENINLSQNSISLPGGLVIGRVLGQTANLKVVNLSWNHIRGGGAVGVCNSLLTNKSIEDLNLSWNGIGFEGCLALGESLRANRTLRRLNLENNRINWDCAPYISKSLNVNTTLEILETIIYWPFLFCLTRLKQDLFQTHFQLGLNPISMEGCEEILTAVCKLSSKVQYISLAGIPINTKIALIATDIAKLRQFNLIHGGIFSSKDVLGIQRVQQEDPFSLLVRYMSTMGIRVMDLFRIFDKDNKLCVSRERFIQGLKRVRVPLDDKDIMTVAKRLQLNKRGNISYQELATLVRNRIREDRLEDKRQEIIQRKKREERKRILQSDKPLNAPSHFNFMPNLYSMYDPSERDSQQNLFTPGSASFSRAGSIYTPLPPIKGGRSSATDEVSRGRKTPMTLVRQNASLRGVQSPSIKSITKMTNYSSFDKQEPEGLRGVSYVSQIKWHQATHELLKRRQSFL
- the LOC106054222 gene encoding DNA repair protein RAD51 homolog 1, producing the protein MATAVQKSRVEEEAGISTAEEETFGPMPLAKLEGNGISAGDIKKLEEAGFHTVESVAFAPKKMLLSIKGISEVKADKIVAEAAKLVPMGFTTATEFHQKRSEIIQLTTGSKELDKLLQGGIETGSITEIFGEFRTGKTQLCHTLAVTCQLPIDMGGGEGKAMYIDTEGTFRPERLLAVADRYGLSGSDVLDNVAYARAYNSDHQSQLLIQAAAMMAESRYALLIVDSATALYRTDYAGRGELSARQMHLARFLRMLLRLADEFGVAVVITNQVVAQVDGAAMFAADPKKPIGGNIIAHASTTRLSLRKGRGETRICKIYDSPCLPEAEAMFAINADGIGDAKE